Proteins encoded within one genomic window of Buteo buteo chromosome 30, bButBut1.hap1.1, whole genome shotgun sequence:
- the GNL3L gene encoding guanine nucleotide-binding protein-like 3-like protein translates to MTRSRRQVEAARKKRVQGKRAKAAVKKDPGVPQLGRFAAHVQQQNENRQKRAAEARRRREEARETEVGRRRSLAGLQHDALRRQREFERKEAVMTQPDAQEEASLRQYGRELRKVLAASDVVLEVLDARDPQGCRSPQLEAAVQQAGHRQRLVLVLNKIDLVPRDVVAAWLKYLRAEFPTVAFKACTQQQSRNLKQSRLPAATAPEEVLAGGACVGADCLLRVLANYSRSGEVKTTITVGVVGYPNVGKSSLINSLKRSRACGVGAAPGVTRCLQAVQLDRHIQLLDCPGVVMATGAPPSAAPLRGALAPQRLRDPLSPAAAILRRCPPEQLSELYGVPPCADPRQFLSHLARRQGRLRPGGLPDPHAAAVALLRDWTSGKISYYTHPPETRGVQLEAQILTTLGPALDLEALERGDAEALAAVPVTVTGIGLSPCIPEAEEEEEKSGGEEEVAMEDDDGDLELGKVTVELKPRVKTAGSGEGSVPRAPCLEEVAALHPLLQGQGLRAASKRRKKLQKRAEKIATKLSETLEAAMQF, encoded by the exons ATGACTCGCTCCC GGCGACAAGTCGAAGCTGCCCGAAAGAAGAGGGTCCAG GGAAAACGCGCTAAGGCAGCAGTTAAGAAGGACCCGGGGGTGCCACAGCTGGGCCGCTTCGCCGCCCACGTCCAGCAGCAGAAcgaaaacaggcagaaaagg GCGGCAGAGGCCCGGCGTCGTCGGGAGGAGGCCCGGGAGACGGAGGTGGGACGGCGGCGGAGTCTGGCCGGGTTGCAGCACGACGCCCTGCGACGGCAGCGGGAGTTCGAGCGCAAG GAGGCGGTGATGACCCAGCCTGATGCGCAAGAAGAGGCGTCGCTGCGGCAGTACGGGAGGGAGTTGCGCAAG GTGTTGGCAGCATCTGATGTGGTCCTGGAGGTGCTGGATGCACGTGACCCCCAGGGCTGCCGCAGCCCGCAGCTGGAGGCCGCCGTCCAGCAGGCCGGGCACCGCCAGCGCCTGGTGCTCGTCCTCAACAAGATCG ATCTGGTGCCGCGGGACGTGGTGGCGGCGTGGCTGAAGTACCTGCGAGCCGAGTTCCCCACCGTGGCTTTCAAGGCGTGCACGCAGCAGCAGAGCCGCAACCTG AAGCAGAGCCGGCTGCCGGCAGCGACGGCCCCGGAGGAGGTCCTGGCCGGGGGGGCCTGCGTGGGTGCCGACTGTTTACTCCGCGTCCTGGCCAACTACAGCCGCTCCGGGGAGGTGAAAACGACCATCACCGTGGGTGTCGTGG GGTACCCCAACGTGGGCAAGAGCAGCCTCATCAACAGCCTGAAGCGGAGCCGGGCCTGCGGGGTGGGGGCTGCACCGGGTGTCACCAG GTGCCTGCAGGCGGTGCAGCTGGACCGTCACATCCAACTGTTGGACTGTCCCGGCGTCGTCATGGCGACGGgggcccccccctccgccgccccccTGAGGGGAGCCCTGGCCCCCCAACGCTTACGGGACCCCCtgagccccgccgccgccatccTGCGCCGCTGCCCCCCCGAGCAG ctGAGCGAGCTTTACGGGGTCCCCCCCTGCGCCGACCCCCGGCAATTCCTGTCCCACCTGGCCCGGCGACAGGGCCGGCTCCGTCCTGGGGGGCTGCCGGACCCCCACGCCGCTGCCGTGGCCCTGCTGCGTGACTGGACCAG CGGGAAGATCTCCTACTACACCCACCCCCCTGAAACGCGGGGCGTGCAGCTGGAGGCCCAAATCCTGACAACTCTGGGACCGGCGCTTGACCTGGAAGCACTGGAGAGGGGTGATGCCGAGGCGCTGGCAG CTGTACCAGTGACAGTGACGGGCATTGGGCTGTCCCCGTGTATCCCCGAggcggaggaagaggaggagaaatccGGCGGGGAGGAAGAAGTAGCCATGGAAGATGATGATGGTGACCTGGAG CTCGGCAAGGTGACGGTGGAGCTGAAGCCCCGGGTGAAGACGGCGGGCAGCGGGGAAGGGTCTGTACCCCGTGCCCCCTGTTTGGAGGAGGTGGCTGCCCTCCACCCCCTGTTACAGGGCCAGGGGCTGCGGGCTGCCAGCAAACGGAGGAAAAAGCTACAAAAAAGAGCGG AGAAAATCGCCACAAAGCTTTCGGAGACACTGGAGGCGGCCATGCAGTTCTGA